A genomic segment from Mycobacteriales bacterium encodes:
- the disA gene encoding DNA integrity scanning diadenylate cyclase DisA: MTSADDLLRSTLAAVAPGTALRDGLERILRGSTGALIVIGYDKTVEALATGGFELDVDFSAQRLRELAKMDGAVVVTGDLTKIVRASVQLVPDPDIPTEETGTRHRTAERVAKQTGHPVISVSQSMRIIALYVHGLRYVLDDSASILSRANQALATLERYKLRLDEVAGTLSALEIEDLVTVRDAMAVSQRLEMVRRIATEIEGYVVELGTDGRLLSLQLDELMAGVEGERELVVRDYLVTGSGRRTRRLEDALAALDSLSAAELLDLSAVAKAVGFPAGADPLETAVSPRGYRLLAKVPRLPGLVVDRLVEHFGGLQKLLAAGIDDLQVVEGVGETRARSVREGLSRLAESSILERYV; this comes from the coding sequence GTGACGAGCGCCGATGACCTGCTGCGCTCGACGCTGGCTGCCGTCGCCCCCGGCACCGCCTTGCGTGACGGCCTCGAGCGGATCCTGCGCGGCAGCACCGGTGCGTTGATCGTCATCGGCTACGACAAGACGGTCGAGGCGCTGGCCACCGGCGGCTTCGAGCTCGACGTCGACTTCTCCGCGCAGCGGCTGCGCGAGCTGGCGAAGATGGACGGCGCCGTCGTCGTCACCGGCGACCTCACCAAGATCGTGCGGGCCAGCGTCCAGCTGGTGCCCGACCCCGACATCCCGACCGAGGAGACCGGCACCCGGCACCGCACCGCGGAGCGGGTCGCGAAACAGACCGGGCACCCGGTCATCTCGGTCAGCCAGTCGATGCGGATCATCGCGCTCTACGTCCACGGGCTGCGCTACGTGCTCGACGACAGCGCGTCCATTTTGTCCCGTGCCAACCAGGCCCTGGCGACCCTCGAGCGCTACAAGCTGCGGCTGGACGAGGTCGCCGGGACGCTGTCGGCGCTCGAGATCGAGGATCTGGTCACCGTTCGCGACGCGATGGCGGTCAGCCAACGGCTGGAGATGGTGCGGCGCATCGCCACCGAGATCGAGGGCTACGTCGTCGAGCTCGGCACCGACGGACGGCTGTTGTCCCTGCAGCTGGACGAGCTGATGGCCGGCGTCGAGGGCGAACGCGAGCTGGTGGTCCGCGACTACCTGGTCACCGGCAGCGGCCGCAGGACACGCCGGCTGGAGGACGCGCTGGCCGCACTCGACAGCCTGTCCGCCGCCGAGCTGCTCGACCTGTCGGCGGTGGCCAAGGCGGTCGGCTTCCCGGCCGGGGCCGACCCGCTGGAGACGGCCGTCAGTCCGCGCGGCTACCGACTGCTCGCGAAGGTCCCCCGCCTGCCCGGCCTGGTGGTCGACCGGCTGGTCGAGCACTTCGGCGGGCTGCAGAAGCTGCTGGCGGCCGGCATCGACGACCTGCAGGTCGTGGAGGGCGTGGGCGAGACCCGCGCCCGCAGCGTCCGTGAGGGGCTGTCCCGGCTGGCCGAGAGCTCGATCCTCGAGCGCTACGTCTGA
- a CDS encoding CarD family transcriptional regulator, whose translation MTFAVGETVVYPHHGAALIEAIETRTIKGEDKIYLVLKVAQGDLTVRVPADNAEIVGVRDVVGQAGLDKVFEVLRAPAVEEPTNWSRRYKANLEKLASGDINKVGEVVRDLWRRDKERGLSAGEKRMLSKARQILVSELALAEGTNEDKAETILDEVLAS comes from the coding sequence ATGACGTTCGCAGTCGGCGAGACCGTCGTCTACCCGCATCACGGGGCCGCGCTCATCGAGGCCATCGAGACCCGCACCATCAAGGGCGAAGACAAGATCTACCTGGTCCTCAAGGTCGCCCAGGGTGACCTGACCGTTCGGGTCCCCGCGGACAATGCCGAGATCGTCGGGGTTCGCGACGTCGTGGGACAGGCAGGCCTCGACAAGGTCTTCGAGGTGCTCCGCGCCCCTGCGGTCGAGGAGCCGACCAACTGGTCGCGTCGCTACAAGGCCAACCTCGAAAAGCTCGCCTCCGGCGACATCAACAAGGTCGGCGAGGTCGTCCGCGACCTGTGGCGCCGCGACAAGGAGCGGGGCCTGTCCGCAGGCGAGAAGCGGATGCTCTCCAAGGCCCGGCAGATCCTCGTCAGCGAGCTGGCCCTCGCTGAGGGCACCAACGAGGACAAGGCCGAGACCATCCTCGACGAGGTCCTCGCCTCCTAG
- a CDS encoding CheR family methyltransferase, which translates to MSTAAVVLSDEEFTRLRLLLSRCAGLVFDEGRRSSLGYSIRERLRATGILRVGDYLDLVTAPGAPERQRLLDEVTIQETHFFRNPPQMQALRTHVLPELLREADARGRRLRIWSAGCSTGEEPYTIAMMVRELLSSTAGWDISILGTDLSQAAVAAARRATYGARAVRLATPEQLARFFVPAGDGRFTVGPEVRELVQLSASNLVLDAPPDAGLDLVLCRNVTIYFDRETTRALMTRLHTALRNGGYLLLGHSETLWQVSESFRLVALGSADTAAYVYRRLDEPAPQRRAVLPQSRCTEPACPDPAAGTAPVGDLPAVREALAGGRYADAARLARLSAEADPLRAEVHYLLGLALVDQGLDGEALPALRRAVYLDPDAGLAHFLLAGALARCGDPAAAAREYRAAAATLTLDGDATAPELGGRSARELAELCAQLEGQLSHGSRR; encoded by the coding sequence ATGAGCACGGCGGCCGTGGTGCTGAGCGACGAGGAGTTCACTCGGCTTCGGCTGCTGCTGTCCCGCTGCGCCGGCCTGGTCTTCGACGAGGGCCGGCGCTCCTCGCTCGGCTACTCGATCCGTGAGCGGCTGCGCGCCACCGGGATCCTCCGCGTCGGGGACTACCTCGACCTCGTCACCGCACCGGGCGCGCCGGAACGCCAGCGGCTGCTCGACGAGGTGACGATCCAGGAGACGCACTTCTTCCGCAATCCGCCGCAGATGCAGGCGCTGCGCACCCACGTCCTGCCCGAGCTGCTCCGCGAGGCGGACGCGCGTGGCCGGCGGCTGCGGATCTGGAGCGCCGGCTGCTCGACCGGGGAGGAGCCGTACACGATCGCGATGATGGTCCGGGAGCTGCTGTCGAGCACGGCCGGCTGGGACATCTCGATCCTCGGCACCGACCTCTCGCAGGCCGCCGTCGCCGCCGCCCGCCGCGCGACGTACGGCGCCCGCGCCGTACGGCTGGCCACACCGGAGCAGCTGGCCCGCTTCTTCGTCCCGGCCGGGGACGGCCGCTTCACGGTCGGCCCGGAGGTCCGCGAGCTGGTCCAGCTGAGCGCTTCGAACCTGGTCCTGGACGCGCCACCCGACGCAGGCCTGGACCTCGTGCTCTGCCGCAACGTGACGATCTACTTCGACCGGGAGACCACCCGGGCGCTCATGACCCGGCTGCACACCGCGCTGCGCAACGGCGGCTATCTGCTGCTCGGCCACTCCGAGACCCTCTGGCAGGTCAGCGAGAGCTTCCGCCTGGTCGCCCTCGGGAGCGCGGACACCGCGGCCTACGTCTACCGCCGGCTGGACGAGCCGGCGCCGCAACGCCGGGCCGTGCTGCCGCAGAGCCGTTGTACCGAGCCGGCGTGCCCGGACCCTGCCGCAGGCACGGCCCCCGTCGGCGACCTGCCCGCCGTCCGCGAGGCGCTGGCCGGTGGCCGGTACGCCGATGCCGCCCGACTGGCGCGGCTGTCCGCGGAGGCGGACCCGCTGCGCGCCGAGGTGCACTACCTGCTGGGCCTGGCCCTGGTCGACCAGGGGCTGGACGGGGAGGCGCTGCCCGCGCTGCGCCGCGCGGTCTACCTCGACCCCGACGCCGGCCTCGCGCACTTCCTGCTGGCCGGCGCGCTGGCCCGCTGCGGCGACCCGGCGGCCGCAGCCCGGGAGTACCGCGCCGCCGCGGCGACGCTCACCCTCGACGGCGACGCCACCGCCCCCGAGCTGGGTGGCCGCAGCGCACGGGAGCTGGCCGAGCTGTGCGCCCAACTCGAGGGACAGCTGTCCCACGGGAGCCGGCGATGA
- a CDS encoding methyltransferase domain-containing protein, with translation MRPAKPSRRNDPRQYDELVDQWWEPRGDFAMLHWIAHARARLVPVAVREGSLLLDLACGGGVLAPHLRGKGHRHVGLDLSPTALPLAREHGVVPVRGDVLELPFADEVADVVVAGEVLEHVADPPVLVAEACRVLRPGGTLVVDTIAATWWGRFSSVTVGERIPAGPPRGLHDPALFVDRADLVAAAERGGVRLQLSGLRPSATEYLGWLLGRRRSVRMLPTRSTAGLFQASGRKGP, from the coding sequence ATGCGTCCAGCGAAGCCGAGCAGGAGGAACGACCCCCGCCAGTACGACGAGCTGGTCGATCAGTGGTGGGAGCCCCGTGGTGACTTCGCGATGCTGCACTGGATCGCCCACGCCCGGGCCCGGCTCGTCCCGGTCGCGGTACGGGAGGGCAGCCTGCTGCTGGACCTGGCCTGCGGCGGGGGGGTGCTCGCCCCGCACCTGAGGGGCAAGGGCCACCGGCACGTCGGCCTCGACCTGTCGCCGACCGCGCTCCCGCTGGCCCGCGAGCACGGGGTGGTGCCGGTACGCGGCGACGTGCTGGAGCTGCCCTTCGCCGACGAGGTGGCCGACGTGGTGGTGGCCGGTGAGGTGCTCGAGCACGTCGCCGACCCGCCGGTGCTGGTCGCCGAGGCCTGCCGGGTGTTGCGGCCGGGCGGAACTCTGGTGGTCGACACGATCGCTGCCACCTGGTGGGGCCGCTTCTCGTCCGTCACCGTGGGGGAGCGGATCCCCGCGGGGCCGCCCCGGGGGCTGCACGACCCGGCGCTGTTCGTCGACCGCGCGGACCTGGTCGCGGCCGCGGAGCGGGGCGGGGTGCGCCTGCAGCTGAGCGGCCTGCGGCCGAGCGCGACGGAGTACCTCGGCTGGCTGCTGGGCAGGAGGAGGTCGGTTCGCATGCTCCCGACCCGCTCCACGGCCGGCCTGTTCCAGGCGTCCGGCCGCAAAGGCCCCTGA
- a CDS encoding A/G-specific adenine glycosylase — MVDLADAVTGWYAHAARDLPWRRPGVDAWAVLVSEVMLQQTPVARVVGPYTAWLQRWPSPAALAADPPGEAVRMWGRLGYPRRALRLHAAAVVVVERHGGSLPVSVADLLELPGVGDYTARAVSAFAYGQRVPVVDTNVRRVVARVVQGRADAPVTRRDLALVESLLPEDPGAAVTASAAFMELGALVCTARAPRCPSCPVQPACAWSTAGRPELDAPLRRPQPYAGTDRQVRGRLLAVLRDAPGPVRADRLAAAWDEPVQRARALDGLVTDGLIEPLPDGWYALPA, encoded by the coding sequence GTGGTCGACCTCGCCGACGCCGTCACCGGCTGGTACGCGCACGCGGCGCGCGACCTGCCCTGGCGTCGACCCGGCGTGGACGCCTGGGCGGTGCTGGTCAGCGAGGTGATGCTCCAGCAGACCCCGGTCGCCCGCGTGGTCGGGCCGTACACCGCCTGGCTCCAGCGGTGGCCGAGCCCGGCCGCGCTGGCCGCCGACCCACCGGGCGAGGCGGTGCGGATGTGGGGGCGGCTGGGCTACCCGCGGCGGGCGCTGCGGCTGCACGCGGCGGCCGTCGTGGTCGTGGAGCGGCACGGGGGATCGCTCCCGGTCTCCGTCGCCGACCTGCTGGAGCTGCCGGGGGTCGGCGACTACACGGCCCGCGCAGTCTCGGCGTTCGCCTACGGCCAGCGGGTGCCGGTGGTGGACACCAACGTCCGGCGGGTCGTGGCCCGGGTGGTGCAGGGGCGGGCGGATGCACCCGTCACCCGGCGCGACCTGGCGCTGGTCGAGTCGCTGCTGCCGGAGGATCCCGGGGCGGCGGTCACCGCCTCGGCCGCCTTCATGGAGCTGGGCGCGCTGGTGTGCACCGCCCGCGCACCCCGCTGCCCGTCCTGCCCCGTGCAACCGGCGTGCGCCTGGTCGACGGCGGGCCGGCCGGAGCTGGACGCCCCCCTACGCCGGCCGCAGCCCTATGCCGGAACCGACCGGCAGGTGCGCGGCCGGCTGCTGGCGGTCCTGCGCGACGCTCCCGGCCCGGTACGGGCGGACCGGCTGGCGGCGGCCTGGGACGAGCCGGTGCAGCGGGCGCGGGCCCTGGACGGGCTGGTCACCGACGGGCTGATCGAGCCGCTCCCGGACGGGTGGTACGCCCTGCCGGCCTGA
- a CDS encoding copper chaperone PCu(A)C, whose amino-acid sequence MSIVSDRPAPRRLAAGLLAAATAVAVSGCGASLDAQTYQQRSNAESSGAAVGALALRNVGVLAPSSGERYEIGDDARATVTVANAGPDEDRLIEVTSSAAREVAVVTDGAGDELVVPGQGSTGSSVHLQLRGLTRPLRPGEYVDLVFRFARNGTTEVLVPVATTGRTDRPVYTGERFEGGEEPALQAPAGGDHGAGHGGEDEEKTRKASSTVGETPAPH is encoded by the coding sequence GTGAGCATCGTGTCCGACCGGCCGGCCCCGCGCCGCCTCGCTGCCGGTCTGCTGGCCGCGGCCACCGCCGTCGCCGTCAGCGGCTGCGGCGCCAGTCTGGACGCACAGACCTACCAGCAGCGGAGCAACGCCGAGTCCAGCGGCGCGGCGGTGGGGGCGCTGGCGCTGCGCAACGTCGGTGTCCTGGCGCCCTCCTCAGGGGAGCGCTACGAGATCGGCGACGACGCGCGCGCGACCGTCACCGTGGCCAACGCGGGGCCGGACGAGGACCGCCTCATCGAGGTGACCTCCTCGGCGGCGCGGGAGGTGGCGGTCGTGACCGACGGCGCCGGCGACGAGCTCGTGGTGCCGGGTCAGGGCTCGACCGGCAGCTCGGTGCACCTGCAACTGCGCGGGCTGACCCGCCCGCTGCGCCCCGGGGAGTACGTCGACCTGGTCTTCCGCTTCGCGCGCAACGGCACGACCGAGGTGCTCGTGCCGGTGGCGACGACCGGCAGGACGGACCGGCCGGTCTACACCGGGGAGCGGTTCGAGGGCGGCGAGGAACCTGCCCTGCAGGCACCGGCCGGTGGCGACCACGGGGCTGGGCACGGCGGCGAGGACGAGGAGAAGACCCGCAAGGCCTCCTCGACCGTCGGCGAGACACCGGCGCCGCACTAG
- a CDS encoding 3-oxoacyl-[acyl-carrier-protein] synthase III C-terminal domain-containing protein — MAAALTGGAHALPAPMDQQRLWDGFFREHYADAPLARKVWEHSGISSRCGVVDPTVEDVSGWTTGARMRRFLAEAMPLGKQAVASALDAAGLDAADVGLFTVVSCTGYATPGLDVLLARDLGMTDSVQRLHIGHMGCYAALPGLGAAADFVTARSKPALLLCLELTSLHVQPAGDTARTGSPTPEDLQQMVAHALFGDAAAAVVLEPVGVAGMGGDAAPGLEVVDLVARTDVGTADLMTWDVTDLGFKLGLSPAVPDVLARHARSVVEELLGRHGLAVGDVDGWAIHPGGRRIVEVVGEVLGLAEEQLVPSYDVLRDVGNCSSATVLLVLERLAGTVDVPPGGTVVAMAFGPGLTLYTALLRRRR, encoded by the coding sequence ATGGCCGCAGCCCTCACCGGCGGAGCCCACGCCCTGCCCGCCCCGATGGACCAGCAGCGGTTGTGGGACGGCTTCTTCCGCGAGCACTACGCCGACGCGCCGCTGGCCCGTAAGGTATGGGAGCACTCCGGCATCAGCTCGCGGTGCGGCGTGGTCGACCCCACCGTCGAGGACGTCTCGGGCTGGACGACCGGTGCCCGGATGCGACGCTTCCTGGCCGAGGCGATGCCGCTGGGCAAGCAGGCCGTCGCCTCCGCGCTGGACGCCGCCGGGCTGGACGCCGCCGACGTCGGTCTGTTCACGGTGGTCTCCTGCACCGGCTACGCCACCCCCGGCCTGGACGTCCTGCTGGCCCGCGACCTCGGGATGACCGACAGCGTGCAGCGCCTGCACATCGGCCACATGGGTTGCTACGCGGCGCTGCCCGGTCTCGGCGCGGCCGCCGACTTCGTGACGGCGCGGTCGAAGCCTGCCCTGCTGCTCTGCCTCGAGCTGACCAGCCTGCACGTGCAGCCGGCCGGCGACACCGCCCGCACCGGCTCGCCGACGCCGGAGGACCTGCAGCAGATGGTCGCGCACGCGCTGTTCGGCGACGCCGCGGCCGCGGTGGTGCTCGAGCCGGTCGGGGTGGCCGGGATGGGTGGAGATGCGGCGCCGGGGCTCGAGGTGGTGGACCTGGTGGCCCGCACCGACGTCGGCACCGCCGACCTGATGACCTGGGACGTCACCGACCTGGGCTTCAAGCTGGGCCTGTCGCCGGCCGTGCCGGACGTGCTCGCCCGGCACGCCCGGTCGGTCGTCGAGGAGCTGCTCGGCCGGCACGGACTGGCCGTCGGCGACGTGGACGGCTGGGCGATCCACCCCGGCGGACGCCGGATCGTCGAGGTCGTGGGCGAGGTCCTCGGGTTGGCCGAGGAGCAGCTCGTCCCGTCCTATGACGTGCTCCGCGACGTCGGCAACTGCTCCAGTGCGACGGTGCTGCTGGTGCTCGAGCGGCTCGCCGGCACGGTCGACGTCCCACCCGGCGGGACGGTGGTCGCGATGGCCTTCGGTCCCGGCCTCACGCTGTACACCGCGCTGCTCCGCCGTCGCCGCTGA
- the radA gene encoding DNA repair protein RadA gives MATTARRERPAHRCTECGGTVGKWVGRCPQCQAWGSIAEAAAVRALPGLKTARTGSTPEHPARPLVEVAAERTPRELTGLAEFDRVLGGGLVAGQVVLLAGEPGAGKSTLLNHVAHTMALRNKTTNVLYVSGEESVEQISLRARRIGATAPGVLLAEESDLGCLLGHVEAHDPVLLIVDSVQAVASTAVDGRAGGMAQVQEVTQVLVRVAKARRMPVLMIGQSTRENAVAGPRAMEHMVDTVLTFEGDKHTSLRLLRAVKNRYGPADEVVCFEQCDDGLREVPDPSELFRSHREVPVPGTAVALAVDGRRAVPAEVQALVATTQSGNPRRGVTGLDTSRVAMLLAVTERAAGIVLDRDVFVATVGGAKLSDPATDLAVCLAVASAGLQVAMPADVAVIGEVALSGDIRPVGHLSQRLAEAARLGYRRILVPPGSSKRRTAVPEGVHMVELEHLGRALEALAGYAGRRR, from the coding sequence ATGGCCACGACCGCCCGCAGGGAACGCCCCGCCCACCGCTGCACGGAGTGCGGCGGCACCGTCGGCAAGTGGGTCGGCCGCTGTCCGCAGTGCCAGGCCTGGGGATCGATCGCCGAAGCGGCTGCGGTGCGCGCGCTGCCCGGGCTCAAGACCGCCCGCACCGGGTCGACGCCCGAGCACCCGGCCCGGCCGCTGGTCGAGGTGGCCGCCGAGCGGACGCCCCGCGAGCTGACCGGGCTGGCCGAGTTCGACCGGGTGCTGGGCGGCGGCCTGGTCGCCGGGCAGGTCGTCCTGCTGGCCGGCGAGCCCGGCGCCGGCAAGTCGACCCTGCTCAACCACGTCGCCCACACGATGGCGCTGCGCAACAAGACGACGAACGTCCTCTACGTCTCCGGCGAGGAGAGCGTCGAGCAGATCAGCCTCAGGGCCCGGCGGATCGGCGCGACCGCGCCCGGGGTGCTGCTGGCCGAGGAGAGCGACCTGGGTTGCCTGCTCGGGCACGTCGAGGCACACGACCCGGTGCTGCTCATCGTCGACAGCGTGCAGGCCGTGGCATCCACCGCCGTCGACGGCAGGGCCGGCGGCATGGCGCAGGTGCAGGAGGTCACGCAGGTGCTGGTGCGGGTCGCCAAGGCCCGCCGGATGCCGGTCCTGATGATCGGGCAGTCCACCCGCGAGAACGCCGTGGCGGGGCCGCGCGCGATGGAGCACATGGTCGACACCGTGCTGACCTTCGAGGGCGACAAGCACACCTCGCTGCGGCTGCTGCGGGCGGTGAAGAACCGCTACGGCCCGGCCGACGAGGTGGTCTGCTTCGAGCAGTGCGACGACGGGCTGCGCGAGGTCCCCGACCCCTCCGAGCTGTTTCGCAGCCACCGCGAGGTGCCGGTCCCGGGGACGGCGGTCGCCCTCGCGGTGGACGGTCGGCGGGCGGTGCCGGCCGAGGTGCAGGCACTCGTGGCGACGACGCAGTCCGGCAATCCTCGCCGCGGCGTCACCGGCCTGGACACCTCCCGGGTGGCGATGCTGCTGGCCGTCACCGAGCGGGCCGCCGGGATCGTCCTGGACCGTGACGTGTTCGTCGCGACGGTCGGCGGCGCGAAGCTGTCCGATCCGGCCACCGACCTCGCGGTGTGTCTGGCCGTCGCCTCGGCCGGTCTGCAGGTGGCGATGCCGGCGGACGTCGCCGTGATCGGCGAGGTCGCGCTGTCCGGTGACATCCGCCCGGTCGGACACCTGAGCCAGCGGCTCGCCGAGGCAGCCCGGCTCGGCTATCGCCGGATCCTGGTGCCGCCGGGCTCGTCGAAGCGCCGGACGGCGGTGCCCGAGGGGGTCCACATGGTCGAGCTCGAGCACCTCGGCCGGGCCCTGGAGGCGCTGGCCGGATACGCCGGCCGGCGGCGGTGA
- a CDS encoding UbiA family prenyltransferase translates to MTSAGALVRASHPEPTVAVTAIATALALSSGLGARSALLSAAFLSGQLSVGWSNDWIDAARDRRTGRADKPVVRGSLRVGVLRTAALAAAALCVPLSLALGLRAGLLHLSAVAAAWAYNARLKSTLLSWAPYALAFGAVPSVVTLALPERALAPWWATAAGALLGVGAHLCNALPDLEQDLATGVRGLPQVLGSRRSGALAALLLLTATGLLAAGPGQPGPGALLAVLAAAGVTGWGLVRARRPGSREPFRAAILVAAVSVILLVARGAVLVPG, encoded by the coding sequence GTGACCTCCGCCGGGGCCCTCGTGCGCGCCAGCCACCCCGAGCCGACGGTCGCCGTGACGGCGATCGCGACGGCTCTGGCGCTGTCCAGCGGCCTCGGTGCCCGCAGCGCGCTGCTGAGCGCGGCCTTCCTGAGCGGGCAGCTGTCGGTGGGCTGGAGCAACGACTGGATCGACGCGGCACGCGACCGGCGCACCGGACGGGCCGACAAACCGGTGGTCCGCGGGAGCCTGCGGGTCGGTGTCCTCCGGACGGCGGCGCTGGCCGCCGCCGCGCTGTGCGTGCCGCTCTCCCTGGCCCTCGGCCTGCGCGCCGGCCTGCTGCACCTCTCGGCCGTCGCGGCGGCCTGGGCGTACAACGCCCGGCTCAAGAGCACCCTGCTGTCCTGGGCGCCGTACGCCCTGGCCTTCGGCGCTGTGCCGTCGGTCGTGACGCTGGCGCTGCCCGAGCGGGCCCTGGCGCCGTGGTGGGCGACCGCGGCCGGTGCCCTGCTCGGCGTCGGGGCGCACCTGTGCAACGCGCTGCCGGACCTCGAGCAGGATCTCGCCACAGGCGTCCGCGGCCTGCCGCAGGTCCTCGGCTCCCGCCGGTCCGGCGCGCTGGCCGCGCTGCTGCTGCTGACCGCCACCGGGCTGCTGGCCGCGGGCCCCGGCCAGCCGGGACCGGGGGCGCTGCTGGCCGTGCTCGCGGCGGCGGGCGTGACCGGTTGGGGGCTGGTGCGCGCCCGCCGGCCGGGCTCGCGGGAACCGTTCCGCGCGGCGATCCTGGTCGCGGCCGTCTCGGTCATCCTGCTGGTCGCCCGCGGTGCCGTCCTGGTCCCGGGCTGA
- the cheB gene encoding chemotaxis-specific protein-glutamate methyltransferase CheB, translating to MSVPEPSAPITVVLVDDSPVQRRFLRAALEAGQGLTVLGEARNGKEAVALVGRLRPAVVLMDLDLPVMSGIEAIEAIMSASPTPIVVYSAFVGGTNSENALEALAAGAVDVLAKPGPDDDGSLEDYAEVLRRTLRVAARIRVITHPRGRLRTQGMTGSVPALGGGSRRPLAVSGLSQVRPGPPGGQVRLVAVGASTGGPQALLALLGRLPGDLGQAVLVVQHMAEGFIPGLAAWLDGLVPMPVVVGESGRRLVPGTVTLAPSGGNLLVQDDRLRVLCTPPAPGQFHVPGIDVTFESVARSLGPEAVGVLLTGMGRDGAAGLLAMRRRGAFTLAQDEATCAVYGMPAAAVAQGAVERQLPLERIAPALLASLGRTSV from the coding sequence GTGAGTGTCCCGGAGCCGAGTGCGCCGATCACGGTGGTCCTCGTCGACGACTCGCCGGTCCAGCGGCGCTTCCTGCGGGCCGCGCTCGAGGCCGGGCAGGGCCTCACCGTGCTGGGCGAGGCCCGCAACGGCAAGGAGGCGGTGGCGCTGGTCGGGCGGCTGCGCCCGGCGGTGGTGCTGATGGACCTGGACCTGCCGGTCATGAGCGGGATCGAGGCGATCGAGGCGATCATGAGCGCCAGCCCGACGCCGATCGTGGTCTACAGCGCCTTCGTCGGCGGCACCAACAGCGAGAACGCGCTCGAGGCGCTGGCAGCGGGAGCGGTCGACGTCCTCGCCAAGCCCGGGCCGGACGACGACGGCAGCCTCGAGGACTACGCCGAGGTGCTGCGGCGCACCCTGCGCGTAGCGGCCCGTATCCGGGTCATCACCCATCCCCGCGGCCGGCTCCGGACGCAGGGCATGACCGGTTCCGTCCCGGCCCTCGGCGGCGGCAGCCGCCGCCCGCTGGCCGTCTCTGGGCTCTCGCAGGTCCGGCCGGGTCCGCCCGGTGGCCAGGTCCGCCTGGTCGCCGTCGGTGCCTCCACCGGTGGACCGCAGGCGCTGCTCGCACTGCTGGGCCGGCTTCCGGGCGACCTCGGGCAGGCGGTGCTCGTCGTGCAGCACATGGCCGAGGGGTTCATCCCGGGCCTGGCCGCCTGGCTGGACGGGCTGGTGCCGATGCCGGTCGTCGTGGGCGAGAGCGGCCGGAGGCTGGTCCCCGGCACCGTCACCCTCGCACCGAGCGGCGGGAACCTGCTCGTGCAGGACGACCGGCTGCGGGTCCTGTGCACCCCGCCCGCGCCCGGGCAGTTCCACGTCCCGGGCATCGATGTGACCTTCGAGAGTGTGGCCCGGTCGCTCGGTCCGGAGGCGGTCGGCGTGCTGCTCACCGGCATGGGCCGGGACGGCGCGGCGGGGCTGCTCGCCATGCGCCGGCGGGGCGCCTTCACTCTTGCTCAGGACGAGGCCACCTGCGCGGTCTACGGCATGCCGGCGGCGGCGGTGGCCCAGGGCGCCGTGGAGCGCCAGCTGCCGCTCGAGCGGATCGCGCCGGCGCTGCTCGCCTCGCTCGGCCGGACGTCGGTATGA
- a CDS encoding chemotaxis protein CheW produces the protein MTGLVTFRLGAREYATPLSDVREVVRLEGLADLPGMTPPLAGVLDLRGTALPVLDLRRGATSGRRGDVLVLERGRSDGREGLVDGSTVGVAVDQVRAVVPREGLTPAGAAPEAGVLPAYVVEVLRGADGIVFLVDLARMVDSVRQT, from the coding sequence ATGACCGGCCTGGTGACCTTCCGGCTCGGTGCCCGCGAGTACGCGACGCCGCTGTCCGACGTGCGGGAGGTGGTCCGGCTGGAGGGGCTGGCCGACCTGCCCGGGATGACGCCGCCGCTCGCCGGAGTGCTCGACCTGCGGGGGACGGCGCTGCCGGTGCTGGACCTGCGCCGAGGCGCGACGTCCGGCCGGCGCGGCGACGTGCTGGTGCTCGAACGCGGCCGCTCCGACGGTCGTGAGGGACTGGTCGACGGCAGCACCGTCGGCGTCGCCGTCGACCAGGTGCGGGCCGTCGTGCCCCGCGAGGGCCTGACGCCGGCCGGCGCCGCGCCGGAGGCGGGGGTGCTCCCGGCGTACGTCGTGGAGGTCCTGCGGGGCGCCGACGGCATCGTCTTCCTCGTCGACCTCGCGCGGATGGTCGACAGCGTCCGTCAGACGTAG